A DNA window from Hydra vulgaris chromosome 13, alternate assembly HydraT2T_AEP contains the following coding sequences:
- the LOC101239439 gene encoding uncharacterized protein LOC101239439 isoform X3, with amino-acid sequence MYLRNKMLYYLVEIVVVYALLFGILSIQSEHVSRAERRNRKFGNINGHDIFVPKSTEDFVKEHKAEENTQELLAAGIIEEGDIKVSDLFDELRNGKKSNLWHYSEDNWDFNAIPYLISPIKEISATIPACETVVDVGFILDSSGSLKNDYSNEKHFLKQLAATFSISKTGSHAAVVTFSDKATLDIKLSDCYDEISFNKAVDRIPHMNSNTRIDLALRYALKVFEESNGARKNVPKLLFLITDGKHTSNYESENPVSVANELRNKGIDIVAIGVGKDVSFKELVSIAGSNRNVFLAEDFRDLTKASFSKRVRKESCLSGDLRNEVKLAKDSLYLTLPLLEKEFFISFELKPTFYAHGYHSVLRFEFGNGRYIAVGFENGDGTLVINSVLSVTINKNVHPDSPLTLNRWTTIKMYQQVFGSMHIYSLEVSGKLIFTKVNENPVDFTFVTVYASESRHLSQAGYFRNLKIRNGNQGFIVKHETLLKKSEVTTFLPNMEKKYVISFDIRPNGVPNSYFYNIIHLMPANENIDAANNYPSIWFNKNSDGKLNVASSTKTVHACTESCLAFNTWSKITLSQVFRNGGYVYTIKLNENIIHSEKRDNSVELENIKLYAGSSEHITHNGFIRNLFISNQVNSKSNNNLCGGLLDVVFLIDSSTNMKDNFAKVKRFMKEIAKSFGLSTEGSHVSIILFSSEAKVSFKLSDNQDESTFESACDSIDENAIPSTKIPIKIEKALQLAQKELFVQTNTGREFIPKTVILITAGKQNPSKYGERVDKPFPFALELREKGVSIISIAIGSEIEKSELTGITGNIEKVFLASNFQDLLENEFLTKVKKAACGTGLNDEQRINRGRLIAVLPKFSKQYSISLDIKPISYSLAVQSVLRFSIGETNVSHGFQIFAIYFKSLLGHFVVSTEINKNRNFQYTYPTNIPLNKWLEVTVSQYETVENKFTFEIKLNGKQVYSIVNNHPVDHSNVKVYASDPYFPALTGLIRNFRFSNEDNGKPEKEYIVQDETPLSSEKLLTTIPKLGKEYEISFEVKPENTKRWFNIFQIMHGKNEKYDEERLGFWINEELKGRISSGLNSSFSFDFSEIILPHIWSNIRISQQYFQGNYLYEVEFNDKEIFSYVNPEPNEYRNLKVFISSPLHDTISAHIKNFAIINGHDDVELRKVVRAAIKDFHDFTRVRFVPYNDQLDYLYFEPTKGCYSKIGKVGGEQPISVGDGCRWKGTVVHLIMHALGFLHETARMDRDESIEINYANMDPKMAVNFRKYDSVGQKLHQLYDYSSIMHYWPLAFSNNKLATIIPLKSSVKQDDIGQRYGFSTGDIRRINEAYRSISSTGVTEETLSLSLGGSGSLQAGGSLNSHPGAAVNLQAGKAVNPSIGVTLNSQTGGVVNLQTEGSQSGGTIGLPVGGKVNSSIGLTLSSSVGGAVNSQAEKAINLQAGETINSQTEGSVSLQSGGTINLQAEGKVNPLIGLTLNSSAGGIATSQSEGAINLQAGETVNSQTVGSQSGGAINLQVEGKLNPSIGLKLSSPTGEAITSQVGAINEQTGQTVSSQTDSLMSSQSGGTINLQTGGKINPSIGLTLNSLTGEVTSQVGGAINEQAGEAVNSQTEGLISSQSGGTINLQGGGKVTPSIGLNLNSLTGGKLISQVGGAVNEQAGEIVSSQTEGLISSQSGGAINLHTGGKVNPSIGLTLNSPTGEAVTSQAEGTINNHAGETVSSQTEGLVSSQPGGAINLHTGGRVNPSIGFALNSSAGGVVNSQAGGAINLDTGENVITQTEGSVGSQAGEVISLQSGGKVNPPTECLVSSQAEEKLNSQVDLKNEENVNLQIGENVNSSIGVLLNSPTGTIVNSNAENSVGLQSEGKINVKTGEKVNPCLGVPLNSPLGKAVNSQTESSVSLQAEKLVYLHDEGSVNTPDEVVINAPTEGTVGVKEKNDSVYNILKPTSSSSLVDEAVSNNPCLNLPPTSPSSQDKIKGCLKTTPIPRRNPPTEKTVDSHANVGANPPLVSVINGGVANLFEQYPSWPFDFKISPSTKPCCNGNITHNCKCNCISIFINEAAHPSKRNYLCHKKRSKDPGFILSETDEYPIKDCVLLPFEYKSKRFLCYSREPNYKLRWSSNPHAKNCIQYTLGTLRKKLCGSLSQ; translated from the exons aTATTTTTGTCCCTAAATCAACTGAAGATTTTGTAAAAGAACATAAAGCAGAAGAAAATA cacAAGAGTTATTAGCAGCTGGAATCATTGAAGAAGGTGATATAAAAGTATCTGATTTGTTTGATGAATTGAGAAATGGAAAAAAGTCTAACTTATGGCATTATTCAGAAGATAATTGGGATTTCAATGCTATTCCATATCTAATTTCTCCTATTAAAG agatCAGTGCTACAATTCCTGCTTGTGAAACAGTTGTGGATGTTGGCTTTATACTTGACTCTTctggtagtttaaaaaatgactacagtaatgaaaaacattttcttaaacaACTTGCTGCTACTTTTAGTATAAGTAAAACTGGTTCCCATGCTGCTGTTGTTACCTTTAGTGATAAAGCAACTCTTGATATAAAATTAAGTGATTGCTATGATGAAATTAGTTTTAACAAAGCAGTGGATAGAATACCACATATGAATTCCAACACAAGAATTGACTTGGCTTTACGGTATGCCTTAAAAGTGTTCGAAGAATCTAATGGGGCTAGGAAGAATGTTCCTAAGTTGCTTTTCTTGATAACAGATGGCAAGCATACAAGCAATTATGAGTCAGAAAACCCTGTTAGTGTTGCTAATGAGCTAAGAAATAAAGGAATTGATATTGTGGCTATAGGAGTAGGAAAAGATGTAAGTTTTAAAGAATTGGTTAGTATTGCTGGAAgcaatagaaatgtttttttggcTGAAGATTTTAGGGATTTGACTAAAgcttctttttcaaaaagggTTAGAAAAGAAAGTTGTTTATCAG gtGACCTTCGGAATGAAGTCAAGCTAGCAAAAGATAGTTTGTATTTAACTTTACCTTTActagaaaaagaattttttatttcatttgaacTAAAACCAACATTTTATGCTCATGGATATCACAGTGTATTAAGATTTGAATTTGGAAATGGAAGGTATATAGCTGTTGGGTTTGAAAATGGAGATGGGACATTAGTTATTAATTCAGTCTTATCcgtaacaataaataaaaatgttcatcCAGATAGTCCCCTTACTTTAAACAGATGGACTACAATTAAAATGTATCAGCAGGTATTTGGCAGCATGCACATTTATAGTTTAGAGGTTTCTGGGAAACTTATTTTCACAAAGGTTAATGAAAATCCTGTAGATTTTACTTTTGTCACTGTTTATGCCTCAGAAAGTCGTCATCTTTCTCAAGCAGGATACTttcgaaatttaaaaataagaaatggcAATCAAg GTTTTATTGTGAAACATGAAACTTTGCTGAAGAAAAGTGAAGTGACAACATTTTTAcctaatatggaaaaaaaatatgtgatTTCATTTGATATTCGACCAAATGGGGTTCCTAACtcttatttttacaacattatTCATTTGATGCCTGCTAATGAGAATATAGATGCAGCAAACAATTACCCTTctatttggtttaataaaaatagtgatGGAAAATTAAATGTGGCTTCATCAACAAAAACTGTACACGCATGCACAGAAAGTTGCCTTGCATTTAACACATGGAGTAAAATAACACTGTCTCAAGTTTTTAGAAATGGAGGATATGTTTACACcattaaattgaatgaaaatattattcacTCAGAGAAAAGAGACAATTCAGTTGagttagaaaatataaaactttatgcTGGTTCTTCCGAACATATCACACACAATGGGTTTATTCGTAACCTTTTCATTTCAAATCAag taaatagcAAATCAAACAACAATTTGTGTGGAGGACTACtggatgttgtttttttaattgactctTCAACAAATATGAAAGATAACTTTGCTAAAGTTAAAAGGTTTATGAAAGAAATTGCAAAATCATTCGGTTTATCTACAGAGGGTAGTCATGTAAgcataattttgtttagttcTGAAGCAAAGGTTAGTTTCAAACTTTCTGATAATCAAGATGAGAGTACTTTTGAATCAGCTTGTGATTCCATTGATGAAAATGCCATTCCGTCAACAAAAATACCAATAAAGATAGAAAAAGCTCTTCAATTAGCTCAAAAAGAATTATTTGTTCAAACTAATACTGGTCGAGAATTTATTCCTAAAACTGTTATACTGATTACAGCTGGTAAGCAAAACCCTTCAAAATATGGTGAAAGAGTTGACAAACCTTTCCCTTTTGCCTTAGAGTTAAGAGAAAAAGGTGTTTCTATTATATCTATTGCTATTGGATCAGAAATTGAAAAGTCAGAGCTGACAGGTATAACAGGAAACATCGAAAAAGTGTTTTTGGCTAGTAACTTTCAagatttattagaaaatgaattccttactaaagttaaaaaagctgcTTGCGGAACag gtttaAATGATGAACAACGAATAAACAGAGGGAGGTTAATTGCTGTACTCCCAAAGTTTAGCAAACAATATTCTATTTCATTGGATATAAAACCTATCTCATATTCATTGGCAGTCCAAAGTGTTCTTCGTTTTTCTATTGGCGAAACAAATGTCTCTCATGGTTTTCAGATTTTTGctatttactttaaaagtttacttGGCCATTTTGTTGTTAGCACAGAGATTAACAAAAACAGAAACTTTCAATACACATATCCAACAAATATTCCATTAAATAAATGGTTAGAGGTCACAGTTTCACAATATGAAACAGTTGAAAATAAATTCACTTTCGAAATTAAATTGAATGGAAAACAAGTATATTCGATTGTCAACAATCATCCTGTGGATCATAGTAATGTTAAGGTCTATGCTTCAGATCCTTATTTTCCAGCCTTAACTGGATTAAttagaaattttagattttctaaTGAAGACAATGGTAAACCAGAAAAag aATATATTGTACAAGATGAAACACCTCTAAGTagtgaaaaattattaacaacaatTCCAAAGTTAGGAAAAGAGTATGAAATTTCATTTGAAGTTAAACCTGAAAACACTAAAAGGTggtttaacatttttcaaattatgcatggtaaaaatgaaaagtatgaTGAAGAAAGACTTGGATTTTGGATTAATGAAGAGCTCAAAGGTCGAATATCTTCAGGATTAAatagttctttttcttttgactTTTCCGAAATTATTTTACCGCACATATGGTCAAATATTCGAATATCTCAACAGTATTTTCAAGGAAACTATTTGTACGAGGTAGAGTTTAatgataaagaaatattttcttatgtAAATCCTGAACCAAATGAATACAgaaatcttaaagtttttatttcaagtcCATTACATGATACAATCTCTGCACACAtcaaaaattttgctataaTAAATGGTCATGATG atgtTGAGTTACGTAAAGTTGTGAGAGCAGCAATTAAAGATTTTCATGATTTTACTCGTGTACGCTTTGTTCCCTATAACGACCAACTTGATTACCTTTATTTTGAACCAACAAAAGG atgttATTCCAAAATTGGTAAAGTTGGAGGCGAGCAACCAATTAGCGTTGGTGATGGATGTCGTTGGAaag GTACTGTGGTTCACTTAATAATGCATGCATTAGGATTTTTACATGAAACTGCTCGTATGGATCGAGATGAATCCATTGAAATCAATTATGCAAACATGGATCCAA aaatggCTGTAAACTTTCGTAAATATGATTCTGTTGGTCAGAAACTTCATCAGTT gtatgaTTACTCAAGTATCATGCATTATTGGCCATTGgctttttctaacaataaacTGGCAACAATTATTCCATTAAAATCATCTGTTAAACAAGATGACATAGGGCAACGTTATGGTTTTAGTACAGGGGATATTCGACGCATTAATGAAGCCTATCGg agtATAAGTAGCACTGGTGTCACAGAAGAAACATTAAGTCTGTCATTAGGAGGAAGTGGAAGTTTACAAGCAGGAGGTTCTCTAAACTCACATCCTGGAGCTGCAGTAAATCTTCAAGCAGGAAAAGCAGTAAATCCATCAATAGGAGTAACATTAAATTCACAAACAGGAGGAGTTGTAAATTTACAAACAGAAGGCTCACAATCTGGAGGAACAATAGGTTTACCAGTTGGAGGAAAAGTAAATTCATCAATAGGATTAACGTTAAGTTCTTCAGTAGGAGGAGCAGTAAATTCACAAGCTGAAAAAGCAATAAATCTCCAAGCAGGAGAAACAATAAATTCACAAACGGAAGGTTCAGTAAGTTTGCAATCTGGAGGAACAATTAATCTGCAGGCTGAGGGAAAAGTAAACCCATTGATAGGGTTAACATTAAATTCATCAGCAGGAGGAATAGCAACTTCACAATCAGAAGGAGCAATAAATCTCCAAGCAGGAGAAACAGTAAACTCACAAACAGTAGGTTCGCAATCTGGCGGAGCAATTAATCTGCAGGTTGAAGGAAAATTAAACCCATCAATAGGATTAAAGTTAAGTTCACCAACTGGAGAAGCAATAACTTCACAAGTTGGAGCAATAAATGAACAAACAGGACAAACAGTAAGTTCGCAAACTGATAGTTTAATGAGTTCACAATCCGGAGGAACAATAAATCTACAAACTGGAGGAAAAATAAATCCGTCAATAGGATTAACATTAAATTCATTAACTGGAGAAGTAACGTCACAAGTTGGAGGAGCAATAAATGAACAAGCAGGAGAAGCAGTAAATTCGCAAACCGAAGGTTTAATAAGTTCACAATCAGGAGGAACAATAAACCTACAAGGTGGAGGAAAAGTAACTCCATCAATaggattaaatttaaattcgcTAACTGGAGGAAAATTAATTTCACAAGTTGGAGGAGCAGTAAATGAACAAGCAGGAGAAATAGTAAGTTCACAAACAGAAGGTTTAATAAGTTCGCAATCCGGAGGAGCAATAAATCTACATACTGGAGGAAAAGTAAATCCATCAATAGGATTAACACTAAATTCACCAACAGGAGAAGCAGTAACTTCACAAGCTGAAGGAACAATAAATAACCATGCAGGAGAAACAGTAAGTTCACAAACAGAAGGTTTAGTAAGCTCACAACCTGGAGGAGCTATAAATCTACATACTGGAGGAAGAGTAAATCCATCAATAGGATTTGCATTAAATTCATCGGCAGGAGGAGTGGTAAATTCACAAGCTGGAGGAGCAATTAATCTTGACACAGgagaaaatgttattacacaaacCGAAGGCTCAGTAGGTTCACAAGCTGGAGAAGTAATTAGCTTACAATCTGGAGGTAAAGTAAACCCACCAACAGAATGTTTAGTAAGTTCACAAGCTgaagaaaaactaaattcacAAGTAGATTTGAAGAATGAAGAAAACGTAAATCTTCAAATAGGAGAGAATGTTAATTCATCAATAGGAGTATTATTAAATTCACCAACAGGAACAATAGTAAATTCAAATGCAGAAAATTCAGTAGGTTTACAATCTGAaggaaaaataaatgtaaaaacaggAGAAAAAGTAAATCCATGTTTAGGAGTGCCATTAAATTCACCATTAGGAAAAGCAGTGAACTCACAAACGGAAAGTTCAGTGAGTTTACAAGCTGAAAAACTAGTCTATCTGCATGATGAAGGATCAGTAAATACACCAGATGAAGTAGTAATAAATGCACCAACTGAAGGAACAGTAGGTGTTAAAGAAAAGAACGACTcagtatataatatacttaaGCCAACAAGCTCAAGTTCCTTGGTAGATGAGGCAGTGAGTAACAATCCTTGTTTGAATTTGCCACCGACTTCGCCATCATCTCAAG ataaaattaaaggttGTTTGAAAACAACTCCAATTCCAAGAAGAAATCCACCAACAGAAAAAACAGTTGACTCACATGCAAATGTAGGAGCAAATCCACCATTAGTATCAGTTATAAATGGTGGAGTAGCTAATCTTTTCGAAC agtatcCATCGTGGCcatttgatttcaaaatttctCCATCAACAAAGCCGTGTTGCAATGGTAATATAACCCataattgtaaatgtaattgtatttcaatttttataaatgaagcaGCGCATCcttcaaaaagaaattatttgtgTCATAAAAAGAGGTCAAAAGATCCTGGATTTATTTTATCTGAAACTG atgaatatCCCATAAAAGATTGCGTATTACTTCCATTTGAATATAAATCGAAAAGGTTTTTGTGTTATTCACGCGAACCAAATTACAAACTTCGCTGGTCGAGTAATCCACATGCTAAAAATTGCATTCAATACACATTAGGTACACTAAGAAAGAAATTATGTGGTTCACTATCTCAGTAA